A genome region from Bemisia tabaci chromosome 3, PGI_BMITA_v3 includes the following:
- the LOC109032384 gene encoding uncharacterized protein, whose protein sequence is MNDRFEEDRCSVYCGNLSSKVTEDVLYELFLQAGPVGRVTIPKDPTGCNRGFAFVLFSHPTSVNYAEELLNDISLFGRKIHVRRRNNFQDEPPPQMAQQDFALNVSALTPMNQPFNTGALTPVDHSFMPFPPTMPFGNSMFNLAPLGVSAYPSQMNNFGGPQQNQGFNPNFNQNPGQCDSNFDRGRDWNNDRFDRNDRGDRDFKRHDRNYNRRGNDRFEERGYSRNDDRGYNRNEDRGYSRNEDRGFNRNEDRNFNQNRSHSDRDYNDRSKHSRDSSRGFNRGNSSNDRSSSHSRRDFPSSDNSSHGKRRRY, encoded by the exons ATGAATGATCGTTTTGAAGAAGATAGATGTTCTGTTTACTGTGGCAATCTAAGTTCTAAAGTCACAGAAGATGTTTTGTATGAGTTGTTCTTGCAG GCTGGTCCAGTTGGACGCGTCACCATACCAAAAGATCCAACAGGCTGTAATCGCGGCTTTGCATTCGTCCTCTTCTCGCATCCTACTTCAGTCAACTATGCTGAAGAGCTGTTGAATGATATTTCCTTATTTGGCAGGAAAATTCATGTTCGAAGAAGGAACAATTTCCAGGACGAGCCTCCTCCTCAAATGGCTCAACAAGATTTCGCTCTGAACGTCAGTGCACTAACACCAATGAACCAGCCATTCAACACTGGTGCTCTGACACCAGTTGACCATTCATTCATGCCATTTCCACCAACAATGCCTTTTGGAAATTCCATGTTTAATCTAGCACCTCTAGGTGTCTCTGCCTATCCTAGTCAGATGAATAATTTTGGTGGACCCCAGCAAAATCAGGGATTTAACCcgaatttcaatcaaaatccTGGGCAATGTGACAGCAATTTTGACAGAGGGAGGGATTGGAATAATGACAGGTTTGACAGAAATGATAGGGGCGATAGGGATTTTAAACGGCATGACCGAAATTACAATAGGAGAGGTAATGATAGGTTTGAAGAACGAGGTTACAGTAGAAATGATGACCGAGGCTACAATAGAAACGAAGACCGAGGCTACAGTAGAAATGAAGATAGAGGCTTTAATAGAAATGAAGACcgcaattttaatcaaaatcgtAGCCACTCGGATAGAGACTACAATGACAGATCTAAACACAGTCGAGATTCCAGCAGAGGATTTAACCGAGGTAATAGTTCAAATGATAGGAGTTCTAGCCATTCAAGAAGGGACTTTCCCTCTTCTGACAACTCTTCCCATGGCAAGCGAAGGCGGTACTGA
- the Pp2A-29B gene encoding serine/threonine-protein phosphatase PP2A 65 kDa regulatory subunit isoform X1, whose amino-acid sequence MASSDTSQDDSMYPIAVLIDELKNEDVQLRLNSIKKLSTIALALGVERTRSELLPFLTETLFDEDEVLLAFAEQFGHLTNLVGGPEYVHCLLPPLESLATMEETVVRDKAVESLRLISAQHSTEDLEEYFVPLVKRLATGDWFTSRTSAVGLFSVCYPRVSPAVKEELRAYFRNLCQDDTPMVRRAAASKLDEFAKVVEIQYLISDLIPMFVNLAQDEQDSVRLLAVEACVSIASLLQQEDVEQLVMPTLRQCTNDTSWRVRYMVADKFVELQKAVGPEITKQDLVPTFQALLKDTEAEVRAAAANKVKDFCQNLDAWNLESLIMTNILPCVKELVADPNQHVKSALASVIMGLSPILGKQNTIEHLLPLFLNQLKDECPEVRLNIISNLDCVNEVIGIQQLSQSLLPAIVQLAEDSKWRVRLAIIEYMPLLAGQLGVEFFNEQLNSLCMKWLVDHVYAIREAATLNLKKLVEKFGAEWAQSTVIPKVLAMSRDTNYLHRMTCLFSLNVLAEACGPEITTRLMLPTVLGMANDSVANVRFNVAKTLQKIGPILDPGVIQSQVKPVLDTLNTDTDVDVKYYASEAIVSIAGE is encoded by the exons ATGGCTTCGAGTGATACATCCCAGGACGACTCCATGTACCCGATCGCTGTATTAATAGACGAACTCAAAAATGAGGACGTTCAG TTGCGGTTGAACTCCATCAAGAAGCTCTCAACAATTGCTCTTGCTCTGGGTGTTGAAAGGACGAGAAGTGAGCTTCTGCCTTTTCTGACTGAAACCCTTTTCGATGAAGATGAAGTGCTTTTGGCATTTGCAGAACAATTTGGACATTTAACAAATCTAGTTGGAGGTCCTGAATATGTCCACTGCTTATTG CCACCTTTGGAGTCTCTCGCCACAATGGAGGAGACAGTTGTTAGAGACAAGGCAGTTGAGTCCTTGAGGCTGATTTCCGCACAACACAGTACTGAGGATCTTGAGGAATATTTTGTGCCACTGGTTAAACGTCTAGCAACTGGGGACTGGTTCACATCCCGTACCTCTGCTGTTGGCCTTTTCAGCGTCTGCTATCCACGTGTCAGTCCAGCTGTCAAAG aggagcTGAGAGCATACTTCAGAAATCTTTGTCAAGATGATACTCCAATGGTGCGTCGAGCTGCTGCCAGCAAACTTGATGAATTTGCTAAAGTTGTGGAAATTCAGTATCTTATATCAGATTTAATCCCCATGTTTGTAAATCTAGCACAAGATGAACAG GATTCAGTACGACTGTTAGCTGTGGAGGCATGTGTGAGCATTGCTTCCCTTCTGCAGCAAGAAGATGTTGAACAGTTGGTCATGCCAACTCTCCGTCAATGCACCAATGACACATCCTGGAGAGTACGCTACATGGTTGCAGACAAGTTTGTTGAG ctTCAGAAAGCTGTCGGGCCGGAAATCACAAAACAAGACTTGGTACCCACTTTCCAAGCTTTGCTGAAAGATACTGAGGCAGAAGTCAGAGCCGCTGCTGCCAACAAAGTGAAGGACTTCTGTCAGAACTTAGATGCATGGAATCTAGAATCCCTGATCATGACTAACATTCTGCCCTGTGTCAAGGAGTTAGTTGCTGATCCAAACCAACATGTCAAATCTGCACTGGCATCTGTCATCATGGGGCTCTCCCCTATCCTTGGAAAACAAAA tacaattGAGCATCTATTGCCCCTGTTTCTCAACCAACTTAAAGATGAATGTCCGGAAGTGCGACTCAACATTATTTCAAACTTGGATTGTGTGAATGAAGTCATCGGTATTCAGCAG CTATCACAGTCGTTGCTCCCAGCCATTGTACAACTAGCAGAAGATTCTAAATGGAGAGTGCGTTTGGCAATCATAGAGTATATGCCGCTGTTGGCTGGCCAACTTGGTGTGGAATTCTTCAATGAACAACTTAACTCCTTATGCATGAAGTGGCTTGTTGATCATG TGTACGCTATTCGGGAAGCAGCAacattaaatttaaagaaattagtCGAAAAATTTGGTGCTGAATGGGCGCAATCTACAGTAATTCCTAAAGTATTAGCCATGTCACGGGATACTAATTACCTCCACCGAATGACATGTTTATTTAGTCTAAAT GTATTAGCAGAAGCCTGTGGCCCAGAAATAACAACAAGACTCATGCTACCAACTGTTTTAGGAATGGCCAatgacagtgttgccaatgtacgattcaatgttgcaaaaacaTTGCAGAAAATTGGACCAATCCTTGATCCAGG AGTCATCCAAAGTCAAGTAAAACCTGTTTTGGACACACTAAACACTGACACTGATGTAGATGTCAAATACTATGCCTCCGAAGCAATTGTCAGCATTGCCGGTGAGTAA
- the LOC109032380 gene encoding uncharacterized protein — MNRADSPRFCASFDCPNDSTTGRDKSFFTFPLDVKNCRIWIKNSGRKDLANKHPSQLYQHFYLCSDHFEDSAFVSRFCIRRRRLTANAIPTLFSNSLSEVSSRGMKRKLKVPSTGTKRKKVSILEADGKATHEHIRAENLCRVENNEDEAKVVLDCHYPRMGTFPEQEGCIHETKSYGNLAKQVQELSQEVLRLKALKVENEKLKAEKIEQSALHKKTLAVMEGQVQYETKVRQMWKSNLEKLGLPVEDLDNQELFFRRVLSSPNFMKTLTQRIVSGNISKNFEKPSRGNLRASLKLLRSQVTTLEVERSALRATCAQLSAEKEEAMQSLDYFKENYDRLLRDQINLEKQQELLVTKNDELLSRWRHTQRAFNALQTETRFLREENSALREQINAHEALDEKNES; from the exons ATGAATCGTGCCGACAGTCCTCGGTTTTGTGCCTCCTTTGACTGCCCTAATGACAGCACCACTGGCCGTGATAAAAGTTTCTTCACTTTTCCCCTCGATGTTAAAAA TTGCAGAATATGGATCAAAAATAGCGGCAGAAAAGACCTGGCCAATAAACACCCCTCTCAACTCTATCAACATTTCTACTTGTGTAGCGATCACTTTGAGGATTCAGCATTTGTGTCTCGTTTTTGTATCAGAAGACGCAGATTGACCGCAAATGCCATACCCACCCTATTTAGCAACAGTTTATCTGAGGTATCTTCAAGAGGAATGAAAAGGAAACTGAAAGTTCCTTCAACAGGAACAAAGCGAAAAAAAGTATCCATCCTAGAGGCGGATGGAAAAGCTACACATGAGCATATCCGTGCGGAAAATTTGTGCAGAGTCGAAAATAATGAAGATGAGGCCAAAGTAGTGTTGGACTGCCATTACCCCAGAATG GGAACATTTCCAGAGCAAGAAGGATGCATACATGAAACTAAATCCTACGGAAACCTAGCTAAACAAGTACAAGAACTCAGCCAAGAAGTTTTAAG ACTAAAAGCATTGAAAGTAGAAAACGAAAAGCttaaagcagaaaaaattgagcaatcTGCCCTTCACAAAAAAACTCTGGCTGTGATGGAGGGACAAGTACAGTATGAGACAAAGGTCCGGCAGATGTGGAAAAGTAATCTTGAAAAGCTAGGTCTTCCAGTAGAAGACTTGGACAAtcaagaattatttttcaggag AGTACTATCCAGTCCAAACTTCATGAAAACTCTTACACAGCGCATTGTCAGTGGAAATATCagcaaaaactttgaaaaaccaTCCAGAGGGAATCTCAGGGCTAGTTTGAAACTCCTCCGGTCTCAAGTCACAACTTTGGAGGTGGAACGATCTGCTTTACGAGCAACTTGTGCCCAGTTATCAGCTGAAAAAGAGGAG GCAATGCAAAGTCTGGactatttcaaagaaaattacgaTCGGTTGCTGAGGGACCAGataaatttagaaaaacaaCAGGAACTGCTAGTCACTAAAAATGATGAACTCTTGTCAAGATGGAGACACACGCAGCGAGCGTTTAATGCCCTTCAAACCGAAACAAGGTTTCTcagggaagaaaattctgcactcAGGGAACAGATCAACGCTCATGAAGCcttggatgaaaaaaatgagtcttaG
- the Pp2A-29B gene encoding serine/threonine-protein phosphatase PP2A 65 kDa regulatory subunit isoform X2 — MASSDTSQDDSMYPIAVLIDELKNEDVQLRLNSIKKLSTIALALGVERTRSELLPFLTETLFDEDEVLLAFAEQFGHLTNLVGGPEYVHCLLPPLESLATMEETVVRDKAVESLRLISAQHSTEDLEEYFVPLVKRLATGDWFTSRTSAVGLFSVCYPRVSPAVKEELRAYFRNLCQDDTPMVRRAAASKLDEFAKVVEIQYLISDLIPMFVNLAQDEQDSVRLLAVEACVSIASLLQQEDVEQLVMPTLRQCTNDTSWRVRYMVADKFVELQKAVGPEITKQDLVPTFQALLKDTEAEVRAAAANKVKDFCQNLDAWNLESLIMTNILPCVKELVADPNQHVKSALASVIMGLSPILGKQNTIEHLLPLFLNQLKDECPEVRLNIISNLDCVNEVIGIQQLSQSLLPAIVQLAEDSKWRVRLAIIEYMPLLAGQLGVEFFNEQLNSLCMKWLVDHVYAIREAATLNLKKLVEKFGAEWAQSTVIPKVLAMSRDTNYLHRMTCLFSLNVLAEACGPEITTRLMLPTVLGMANDSVANVRFNVAKTLQKIGPILDPGVIQSQVKPVLDTLNTDTDVDVKYYASEAIVSIAA, encoded by the exons ATGGCTTCGAGTGATACATCCCAGGACGACTCCATGTACCCGATCGCTGTATTAATAGACGAACTCAAAAATGAGGACGTTCAG TTGCGGTTGAACTCCATCAAGAAGCTCTCAACAATTGCTCTTGCTCTGGGTGTTGAAAGGACGAGAAGTGAGCTTCTGCCTTTTCTGACTGAAACCCTTTTCGATGAAGATGAAGTGCTTTTGGCATTTGCAGAACAATTTGGACATTTAACAAATCTAGTTGGAGGTCCTGAATATGTCCACTGCTTATTG CCACCTTTGGAGTCTCTCGCCACAATGGAGGAGACAGTTGTTAGAGACAAGGCAGTTGAGTCCTTGAGGCTGATTTCCGCACAACACAGTACTGAGGATCTTGAGGAATATTTTGTGCCACTGGTTAAACGTCTAGCAACTGGGGACTGGTTCACATCCCGTACCTCTGCTGTTGGCCTTTTCAGCGTCTGCTATCCACGTGTCAGTCCAGCTGTCAAAG aggagcTGAGAGCATACTTCAGAAATCTTTGTCAAGATGATACTCCAATGGTGCGTCGAGCTGCTGCCAGCAAACTTGATGAATTTGCTAAAGTTGTGGAAATTCAGTATCTTATATCAGATTTAATCCCCATGTTTGTAAATCTAGCACAAGATGAACAG GATTCAGTACGACTGTTAGCTGTGGAGGCATGTGTGAGCATTGCTTCCCTTCTGCAGCAAGAAGATGTTGAACAGTTGGTCATGCCAACTCTCCGTCAATGCACCAATGACACATCCTGGAGAGTACGCTACATGGTTGCAGACAAGTTTGTTGAG ctTCAGAAAGCTGTCGGGCCGGAAATCACAAAACAAGACTTGGTACCCACTTTCCAAGCTTTGCTGAAAGATACTGAGGCAGAAGTCAGAGCCGCTGCTGCCAACAAAGTGAAGGACTTCTGTCAGAACTTAGATGCATGGAATCTAGAATCCCTGATCATGACTAACATTCTGCCCTGTGTCAAGGAGTTAGTTGCTGATCCAAACCAACATGTCAAATCTGCACTGGCATCTGTCATCATGGGGCTCTCCCCTATCCTTGGAAAACAAAA tacaattGAGCATCTATTGCCCCTGTTTCTCAACCAACTTAAAGATGAATGTCCGGAAGTGCGACTCAACATTATTTCAAACTTGGATTGTGTGAATGAAGTCATCGGTATTCAGCAG CTATCACAGTCGTTGCTCCCAGCCATTGTACAACTAGCAGAAGATTCTAAATGGAGAGTGCGTTTGGCAATCATAGAGTATATGCCGCTGTTGGCTGGCCAACTTGGTGTGGAATTCTTCAATGAACAACTTAACTCCTTATGCATGAAGTGGCTTGTTGATCATG TGTACGCTATTCGGGAAGCAGCAacattaaatttaaagaaattagtCGAAAAATTTGGTGCTGAATGGGCGCAATCTACAGTAATTCCTAAAGTATTAGCCATGTCACGGGATACTAATTACCTCCACCGAATGACATGTTTATTTAGTCTAAAT GTATTAGCAGAAGCCTGTGGCCCAGAAATAACAACAAGACTCATGCTACCAACTGTTTTAGGAATGGCCAatgacagtgttgccaatgtacgattcaatgttgcaaaaacaTTGCAGAAAATTGGACCAATCCTTGATCCAGG AGTCATCCAAAGTCAAGTAAAACCTGTTTTGGACACACTAAACACTGACACTGATGTAGATGTCAAATACTATGCCTCCGAAGCAATTGTCAGCATTGCCG CATAA